Proteins encoded in a region of the Deinococcus sp. YIM 134068 genome:
- a CDS encoding cation transporter: MSDSRTDDDAHHLDASQAADRRILWLVLLINLGQALAGAGVGVWASSTALIGAALDNLADASVYGVSLYAVGRAATIKVRAARLSGWLLIGLAVLLLVEVLRRFFGGEEPIGPAMMAMAAVNAALNLVCLHLLKRHQGEDVNFKASAIFTSNDSLVNLAIVLSGALVLWWDSNLPDLILGLVVSAIAANGGREILSEAAEAAEHARSEA; the protein is encoded by the coding sequence GTGAGTGACTCCCGGACAGACGACGACGCACATCACCTCGACGCCAGCCAAGCGGCCGACCGCCGCATCCTGTGGCTGGTGCTGCTGATCAACCTCGGGCAAGCCCTGGCGGGCGCGGGTGTCGGCGTCTGGGCGTCCTCCACAGCCCTGATCGGCGCGGCCCTCGACAACCTGGCCGATGCGTCTGTCTACGGCGTCAGCCTCTACGCGGTGGGCCGCGCCGCCACCATCAAGGTCCGCGCCGCCCGCCTGTCGGGCTGGCTCCTGATCGGCCTCGCGGTGCTGCTGTTGGTGGAGGTGCTGCGCCGGTTCTTCGGGGGTGAGGAGCCCATCGGCCCCGCGATGATGGCCATGGCCGCCGTCAACGCGGCGCTGAACCTGGTCTGCTTGCACCTCCTGAAGCGCCACCAGGGCGAGGACGTCAACTTCAAGGCGTCGGCCATCTTCACCAGCAACGACTCGCTCGTGAACCTGGCCATCGTGTTGTCCGGAGCGCTGGTGCTGTGGTGGGACTCGAATCTGCCGGACCTGATCCTCGGCCTGGTCGTGTCGGCCATTGCCGCCAACGGGGGCCGGGAGATCCTGTCCGAAGCGGCCGAGGCGGCGGAACATGCCCGGTCGGAGGCTTGA
- a CDS encoding ArsR/SmtB family transcription factor produces the protein MTTTPDVKTDRAADCEVHCVHPEAVARVEAALPDDALIERATSLTKVVSDPTRLRILSALALEELCVCDLAVIAGINESTMSHQLRHLRALGLVTFRKVGRIAYYRLANDHTTRLIADMLAHARVM, from the coding sequence ATGACCACGACCCCTGACGTGAAGACTGACCGCGCCGCGGACTGCGAGGTCCACTGTGTCCACCCGGAGGCGGTGGCGCGGGTGGAGGCGGCCCTGCCGGATGACGCGCTGATCGAGCGTGCGACCAGCCTGACCAAGGTGGTGTCGGACCCCACTCGGCTGCGTATCCTCTCGGCCCTCGCCCTGGAGGAGCTGTGCGTGTGCGACTTGGCGGTGATCGCGGGCATCAACGAGTCCACCATGAGTCACCAGCTGCGCCACCTGCGCGCGTTGGGCCTGGTGACCTTCAGGAAGGTGGGGCGGATCGCGTATTACCGGCTGGCGAACGACCACACCACGCGGCTGATTGCGGACATGCTGGCGCATGCCCGGGTCATGTGA
- a CDS encoding YVTN family beta-propeller repeat protein → MSTRMLQVVPLLGLFLGVSTATTLGGGGAPNVRGSVWVANETTGSLTVIDAATRRVQATLSGVPSPHNVQLAPDGKSVWAVLGEQGRAVKIDAASYRLLGSVPTGASPAHVIVSPDGKRAYVTNGEDGTVTIIDAATLQPLATVKVGAHPHGLRPSPDGRWVLVANTGGNSVSWIDARTSRTVAELPVGRAPAQVAFAPNGQTAYVTLRDENAVARIDVATRKVLGKVRVGPGPIQLTVTPDNRFVLAANQGTPERPGQTLSVIDAAKFSVVADVATGAGAHGVTVDPTGRFAYVTNTYANTLAVVDLATLRTVARVPTGGGPNGVSFSTLAPAPGGVRDLGLGQMEMAPSPGGEEHDSHH, encoded by the coding sequence ATGTCTACTCGTATGCTGCAAGTCGTTCCGCTGTTGGGGTTGTTCCTGGGCGTGTCCACCGCGACCACCCTGGGCGGAGGAGGGGCGCCGAATGTGCGCGGAAGTGTCTGGGTCGCGAATGAGACGACAGGGAGCCTGACGGTGATCGACGCCGCCACCCGGCGCGTCCAGGCCACCCTGAGCGGGGTGCCCTCGCCCCACAACGTTCAGCTCGCTCCCGACGGCAAGAGCGTCTGGGCCGTGCTGGGCGAGCAGGGGCGGGCGGTCAAGATTGACGCGGCCAGCTACCGGCTGCTGGGCAGCGTCCCGACCGGGGCGTCTCCTGCCCACGTCATCGTCAGCCCTGACGGAAAGCGCGCATACGTCACGAATGGCGAGGACGGCACCGTCACCATCATCGACGCCGCCACGCTTCAGCCCCTGGCGACCGTGAAGGTGGGGGCGCACCCGCACGGCCTGCGCCCCAGCCCGGACGGGCGGTGGGTCCTCGTGGCGAACACCGGCGGGAACAGCGTGAGCTGGATCGACGCCCGGACGTCCCGTACGGTCGCGGAGCTTCCGGTCGGCCGCGCCCCGGCGCAGGTCGCGTTTGCGCCGAACGGCCAGACGGCGTATGTCACGCTCCGCGACGAGAACGCGGTGGCCAGGATCGACGTCGCCACCCGGAAGGTCCTCGGGAAGGTGCGGGTGGGTCCCGGGCCGATTCAGCTCACCGTGACCCCGGACAACCGCTTCGTCCTGGCGGCCAACCAGGGCACCCCGGAGCGCCCCGGCCAGACCCTGTCGGTCATCGACGCTGCGAAGTTCAGCGTGGTGGCGGACGTCGCAACCGGTGCGGGTGCCCACGGCGTGACGGTGGACCCCACTGGGCGCTTCGCGTACGTCACCAACACTTACGCCAATACCCTCGCGGTGGTCGACCTGGCGACCCTCCGCACCGTCGCGCGGGTGCCGACCGGTGGGGGGCCGAACGGGGTGAGCTTCTCGACGCTCGCCCCGGCTCCGGGAGGCGTCCGTGACCTGGGCCTGGGTCAGATGGAGATGGCGCCAAGTCCCGGCGGAGAGGAACACGACAGCCACCACTGA
- a CDS encoding class I SAM-dependent methyltransferase produces the protein MALSRPVWLTPEQATLLIPLVVRARQNAWPDPILRDETAAQALLRLGQAAPPLPAPRGDAFGLALRARHLDGWTMAFLARHPAATVLHLGCGLDGRVDRVNPPPGVRWFDLDLPDVIALRRVAYPREEGPSYQMITASVTDAGWLRSVPADRPVLVVAEGLLMYLPEAEVRALLTRLGGAFPSGELVFDALSPLGVGWGARHPALHASGATLRWGLENPREVEAWRPGFHLLDDVGLLGLPGFARLPRVERTACRVLRQVPALRRLHRLLRYQFSPSGRAVGVPGFFSP, from the coding sequence GTGGCGCTGAGCAGGCCGGTCTGGCTGACCCCGGAGCAGGCGACCTTGCTGATCCCGCTCGTCGTCAGGGCGCGTCAGAATGCGTGGCCCGACCCGATCCTACGCGACGAGACGGCGGCCCAGGCGTTGCTTCGTCTGGGGCAGGCCGCCCCGCCCCTGCCTGCCCCGCGCGGCGACGCCTTCGGGCTGGCCCTGCGTGCCCGGCACCTCGACGGGTGGACGATGGCCTTCCTCGCGCGGCACCCGGCGGCCACTGTGCTTCATCTGGGCTGCGGTCTGGACGGGCGGGTGGACCGGGTAAACCCCCCTCCCGGCGTGCGCTGGTTCGACCTCGATCTGCCGGACGTGATCGCGCTGCGTCGGGTCGCCTACCCCCGCGAGGAGGGACCGAGCTACCAGATGATCACCGCCTCGGTGACGGACGCAGGGTGGCTGCGGTCGGTCCCCGCAGATCGCCCGGTGCTGGTGGTCGCGGAGGGGTTGTTGATGTACCTGCCGGAGGCCGAGGTGCGCGCGCTGCTCACGCGGCTGGGTGGGGCGTTTCCTTCGGGGGAGCTGGTGTTCGACGCCCTCAGCCCGCTGGGGGTGGGCTGGGGCGCGCGGCACCCGGCCCTACACGCGTCCGGCGCCACCTTGCGCTGGGGCCTGGAAAACCCCCGGGAGGTGGAAGCCTGGAGGCCAGGCTTCCACCTCCTTGACGACGTTGGCCTGCTGGGTCTCCCGGGATTCGCGCGGCTGCCCAGGGTGGAGCGGACCGCTTGTCGGGTGCTGCGGCAGGTCCCAGCGCTGCGGCGGCTGCACCGCCTGCTGCGCTACCAATTCTCGCCATCGGGGCGCGCTGTCGGCGTGCCAGGGTTCTTCTCACCCTGA
- a CDS encoding DUF4158 domain-containing protein: MQQHWTVEDLIDDWTLLPAEQALLAGSHEANRLGLAVMLKAFQHEGRFPARTRDVPHAAVAFVARQVGVKVTQFERYDWRARTPLIYQHVNPDGIFRLDMTTRLDLGRAAASAKRGQSSSSRALLRPPSCLVLLQAGAAARYRWRSPGEAG, from the coding sequence ATGCAGCAGCACTGGACCGTTGAGGACTTGATCGACGACTGGACCCTCCTTCCTGCCGAGCAGGCTCTCCTCGCGGGCAGCCATGAGGCCAATCGCCTTGGCCTTGCGGTGATGCTCAAGGCCTTCCAGCACGAGGGCCGATTCCCGGCCCGCACGAGGGACGTCCCCCACGCCGCCGTGGCGTTCGTCGCCCGTCAGGTGGGCGTTAAGGTCACGCAGTTCGAGCGGTACGACTGGCGGGCGCGCACGCCGCTGATCTATCAGCACGTCAACCCGGATGGCATCTTTCGCCTCGACATGACCACCCGCCTGGACCTGGGACGCGCAGCGGCCTCAGCAAAGCGCGGCCAGTCCTCGTCCTCCCGCGCTTTGCTCAGGCCACCTTCTTGTCTCGTCCTTTTGCAAGCTGGCGCAGCTGCCCGATACCGTTGGCGAAGTCCGGGGGAAGCTGGGTGA
- a CDS encoding 3-hydroxyacyl-CoA dehydrogenase — protein MTIRTVAVCGSGVLGSQIAFQTAFHGFDVRVYDINDEAITRARATMQGLQERYQQDIQATPEQTQAAQGRLSFFTDLGEAVRGVELVIEAIPEVIDLKRDFYQKLGAIADLDTIFATNTSTLLPSNLMEATGRPERFLALHFANQIWVNNTAEIMRTPRTDDAVFDQVVAFAKDIGMVALPLHKEQPGYILNTLLVPLLGAALELVVKGVADPHTVDKTWMVATGAPRGPFAILDVIGLTTPYNINMAAAAQGDEGRGAVAQYLKEQYIDRGKLGIATGEGFYTYPNPAYLQQDFLK, from the coding sequence ATGACCATCAGGACCGTCGCGGTGTGTGGCAGTGGAGTGCTGGGTTCGCAAATCGCCTTTCAGACCGCCTTCCACGGCTTCGACGTGCGCGTCTATGACATCAACGACGAGGCCATCACCCGGGCCAGGGCCACGATGCAGGGCTTGCAGGAGCGGTATCAGCAGGACATCCAGGCCACGCCCGAACAGACCCAGGCCGCGCAGGGCCGCCTGTCGTTTTTCACCGACCTGGGCGAGGCGGTGCGCGGCGTGGAGCTGGTGATCGAGGCCATCCCGGAAGTCATCGACCTCAAGCGGGACTTCTACCAGAAGCTCGGCGCGATCGCCGACCTGGACACCATCTTCGCGACCAACACCTCGACCCTGCTGCCCAGTAACCTGATGGAGGCCACCGGGCGACCCGAGCGGTTCCTGGCCCTGCACTTTGCCAACCAGATCTGGGTGAACAACACGGCGGAGATCATGCGGACCCCGAGAACCGACGACGCCGTATTCGATCAGGTGGTGGCTTTCGCCAAAGACATCGGCATGGTCGCGCTGCCGCTGCACAAGGAGCAGCCAGGGTACATCCTCAATACCTTGCTGGTGCCGCTGCTGGGGGCAGCCCTGGAACTGGTCGTGAAGGGGGTCGCCGATCCACACACGGTGGACAAGACCTGGATGGTGGCGACCGGTGCGCCACGGGGACCCTTTGCCATTCTGGACGTGATCGGCCTGACGACGCCGTACAACATCAACATGGCGGCGGCGGCTCAGGGCGACGAGGGGCGCGGGGCGGTGGCGCAGTACCTCAAGGAGCAGTACATCGACCGGGGCAAGCTGGGCATCGCCACGGGTGAGGGCTTTTACACCTACCCGAACCCGGCCTACCTCCAGCAGGACTTCCTGAAGTAA
- a CDS encoding WD40/YVTN/BNR-like repeat-containing protein, with translation MTTNARHWCRAALPVALLTAAVLGGALWWQTQGTPAQAAGRLSGDFHALRVLPDGRLLYGEHAGVSVSADGGRTWGAANGAGDAMSLVPAMPGTLVMAGHDVLKVSRDGGQTWQETGFGNLPGTDIHGFVTLPSRPSVWYANIAGQGLYRAENGQDWRFVSPATAGAMALAAGLGEIPRLYALSMGEGLTVSDGGTTWRRAGAAPRAAGSGLDVHPVSGNVYLAGPAGVARSEDRGASWTNLGLPEGALLVTTDPRDETRLYAAGESGAVYRSADGGKTWSQ, from the coding sequence ATGACGACGAACGCTCGGCATTGGTGCCGCGCTGCGTTGCCCGTGGCCCTGCTGACCGCGGCCGTGCTGGGCGGCGCGCTGTGGTGGCAGACGCAGGGCACTCCGGCTCAGGCCGCGGGGCGGCTGAGCGGCGACTTCCACGCCCTGCGGGTCCTCCCAGATGGCCGCCTATTGTATGGGGAGCACGCGGGCGTTTCGGTCAGCGCGGACGGCGGAAGGACCTGGGGCGCTGCCAACGGTGCCGGAGACGCCATGTCGCTTGTCCCTGCGATGCCCGGCACCCTGGTGATGGCCGGGCACGACGTGCTGAAGGTCAGCCGGGACGGCGGGCAGACCTGGCAGGAGACCGGATTCGGGAATCTGCCGGGCACGGACATCCACGGGTTCGTGACCCTGCCGAGTCGGCCGAGCGTGTGGTACGCGAATATCGCCGGGCAGGGCCTCTACCGCGCCGAGAACGGGCAGGACTGGCGCTTCGTTTCCCCGGCCACGGCGGGCGCGATGGCGCTCGCGGCAGGCCTGGGGGAGATCCCACGGCTTTATGCCCTCAGCATGGGGGAGGGGCTGACCGTTTCGGATGGCGGCACGACCTGGCGACGTGCCGGAGCCGCGCCGCGGGCCGCCGGTTCCGGCCTCGACGTTCATCCTGTGAGCGGGAACGTCTATCTTGCTGGTCCCGCCGGTGTGGCGCGTTCGGAGGACCGGGGCGCGAGCTGGACGAACCTGGGGCTGCCTGAAGGCGCGCTGCTGGTCACCACCGACCCCCGGGACGAGACGAGGCTGTATGCCGCCGGTGAAAGCGGCGCGGTGTACCGCTCGGCGGACGGGGGAAAGACTTGGAGCCAGTGA
- a CDS encoding SMI1/KNR4 family protein — translation MSWTAFPNCVSDLTPGLLAGLAPPAPAEDLRALTAALNSPPPNDVHQVLATHNGQRAGHRLLFGLKPMSAHGITHHRQSVARLLEREGPVPVTNLDGRAQAYEPNPHHVPLFTDNTGNFPGFSLAPVASGVWGQVVVFGLDIPCPRVVANSFHTLFEELSAELRQGNFLIQEVGGYVSMKPGNGSALSQILP, via the coding sequence GTGTCCTGGACAGCTTTCCCGAACTGTGTCTCCGACCTGACGCCCGGGCTGCTCGCGGGTCTCGCCCCGCCTGCCCCGGCCGAGGACCTCCGGGCCCTGACCGCGGCGCTGAACAGCCCGCCTCCCAACGACGTCCATCAGGTGCTCGCCACCCACAACGGGCAACGGGCCGGGCACCGCCTGCTGTTTGGCCTGAAACCGATGAGTGCGCACGGCATCACCCACCATCGCCAGAGCGTCGCCCGCCTCCTGGAACGTGAGGGGCCTGTGCCGGTGACGAATCTGGACGGGCGCGCGCAGGCGTACGAACCGAATCCGCACCACGTCCCGCTGTTCACGGACAACACCGGGAATTTTCCCGGCTTCTCTCTGGCCCCAGTGGCGTCGGGCGTGTGGGGCCAGGTCGTCGTCTTCGGACTGGACATCCCCTGTCCCCGGGTGGTCGCCAACTCGTTTCACACGCTTTTTGAGGAGCTGAGCGCCGAACTCCGGCAGGGGAACTTTCTGATCCAGGAAGTGGGAGGGTACGTCTCCATGAAGCCTGGGAACGGCTCGGCCCTGTCACAGATCCTGCCGTAA
- a CDS encoding glutaredoxin family protein → MPPTVTVYTVPNCSSCEAVKRFLGSRGVPFTEKNVREDPAALAEMQARANVRIAPVTVIGEQAFYGTFDDQRPLLEAALRENGV, encoded by the coding sequence ATGCCCCCGACCGTGACCGTCTACACCGTCCCCAACTGCTCGTCGTGCGAGGCCGTCAAACGCTTCCTGGGAAGCCGTGGCGTGCCGTTCACCGAGAAGAACGTCCGCGAGGACCCCGCTGCCCTGGCGGAGATGCAGGCTCGGGCGAACGTCCGCATCGCCCCGGTGACCGTGATCGGCGAGCAGGCCTTCTACGGCACCTTCGACGACCAGCGCCCCCTGCTGGAGGCCGCTCTGCGGGAGAATGGAGTATGA
- a CDS encoding undecaprenyl-diphosphate phosphatase, producing MNDTIAAALLGLVEGITEFLPVSSTGHLIVTADLLGFRNSGGTFEIVIQLGAVLAVIVYYWRDLVGQARALPTSVDARRLWLGVALAFVPAAVLGFLFSDLITRYLFSPVTVAISLILGGIALWVIEGRPVAATTQGLTQVSQRQALVVGCAQCLALVPGVSRSASSIIGGLLTGLDRPTATAFSFYLSIPTLGLATLYALVKGREVLGAAQLGPLAVGLAVSFVTALLAVGWLLRYVSRHNFRAFAVYRVLAGLAILGWALWR from the coding sequence TTGAACGACACCATCGCAGCCGCCCTCCTGGGTCTGGTCGAGGGCATCACCGAGTTCCTGCCAGTGTCCTCCACCGGCCACCTGATCGTCACCGCCGACCTGCTGGGGTTTCGTAACTCGGGTGGCACCTTCGAGATCGTCATTCAGCTTGGGGCGGTCCTGGCAGTGATCGTGTACTACTGGCGCGATCTGGTCGGCCAGGCCCGCGCCCTGCCCACAAGCGTGGACGCGCGCCGCTTATGGCTGGGCGTCGCCCTGGCCTTTGTGCCAGCGGCGGTCCTGGGCTTCCTGTTCAGTGACCTGATCACCCGTTACCTCTTCTCCCCGGTCACCGTGGCGATCTCCCTGATTCTTGGAGGCATCGCGCTGTGGGTGATCGAAGGGCGGCCTGTGGCGGCCACCACGCAGGGCCTGACCCAGGTGAGCCAGCGTCAGGCCCTGGTGGTGGGGTGCGCGCAGTGTCTTGCCCTGGTGCCGGGCGTCTCGCGCAGCGCGTCGAGCATCATCGGCGGCCTGCTCACCGGCCTCGACCGGCCGACCGCCACGGCCTTCTCGTTCTACCTGTCGATCCCGACCCTCGGCCTGGCGACCCTGTATGCCCTGGTCAAGGGCCGGGAGGTGCTGGGCGCGGCGCAGCTCGGTCCACTCGCTGTCGGGCTGGCCGTGTCCTTTGTCACGGCGCTGCTGGCCGTGGGCTGGCTGCTGCGCTATGTCTCCCGGCACAACTTCCGGGCCTTCGCGGTGTACCGGGTGCTCGCGGGTCTCGCCATCCTGGGGTGGGCGCTGTGGCGCTGA
- a CDS encoding TlpA family protein disulfide reductase produces MNSTSPSPGPHAPVTLWRRLLPPVLAAALAVVLGVALLNPARGTTSGGPLVGKPAPAFALQSLDGAPVGLADLRGRPVVLNFWASWCTPCREEAPLFRELSERQEASQGLAVIGILFQETKEQNARDFIREFALAYPSLRDPQSRTAINYGVGGIPETFFIDRAGVVQHLDRGGLNRERLNVGLDKIGVGRL; encoded by the coding sequence GTGAATTCGACTTCCCCTTCCCCTGGCCCTCACGCCCCGGTGACCCTGTGGCGACGCCTGCTGCCGCCCGTGCTCGCGGCTGCCCTCGCGGTGGTCCTGGGCGTGGCCCTGCTCAACCCAGCGCGCGGCACAACCAGCGGCGGCCCGCTCGTCGGAAAGCCAGCCCCCGCCTTCGCCCTCCAGAGCCTAGACGGTGCGCCGGTTGGGTTGGCGGACCTGCGTGGTCGGCCCGTCGTGCTGAACTTCTGGGCGTCGTGGTGTACCCCGTGCCGCGAGGAAGCGCCCCTGTTCCGTGAACTCAGCGAACGGCAGGAGGCCAGCCAGGGCCTCGCCGTGATCGGCATCCTCTTCCAGGAGACCAAAGAACAGAACGCCCGCGACTTCATTCGTGAATTCGCCCTCGCGTATCCCAGCCTGCGTGACCCCCAGTCCAGAACCGCGATCAACTACGGCGTAGGCGGCATTCCCGAGACGTTCTTCATCGACAGGGCAGGCGTGGTTCAGCACCTGGACCGGGGCGGCCTGAACCGCGAGCGGCTGAACGTCGGGCTGGACAAGATCGGGGTGGGCAGGCTGTGA
- a CDS encoding type II glyceraldehyde-3-phosphate dehydrogenase — translation MTVSTGKVRVAVNGYGVIGKRVADAVSAQDDMELVGVADVVSDYRIRVAVERGYPVYASVPERSGEMQAAGVPVAGTLQELLAQVEVVVDCAPKKVAAANQAAYRAAGVKAIWQGGEKHELAGYSFVAQVNYAGALNRDSARVVSCNTTALSRISHALHGRGLARRVRAVLMRCATDPWESHRNGMINTAIPETKVPSHQGPDAQTVIPGLDITTLAGAGPYNLSHLHFAMIETTRPVDVDELRAILLDTPRVALVRAADGLEALNSVMELMRDLRRPRGDMWEVAVWEDALASDGREVYLTFQVHNEAIVIPENVDCIRALSGLEPDAAVSIAKTDASLGITRHFLPSTRPPHVTPGEGTPAGFKGAEEPTAPVTDEQVLAAGRHLNAGDPLRERDTGFSMLEVGLLRRRSGFVCSPRVRSLGPA, via the coding sequence ATGACTGTATCGACGGGGAAAGTTCGGGTGGCCGTCAACGGTTACGGCGTGATCGGCAAGCGCGTTGCGGACGCGGTCAGCGCGCAGGATGACATGGAACTCGTGGGCGTGGCAGACGTGGTATCGGACTACCGCATTCGTGTGGCGGTCGAGCGCGGGTACCCAGTGTACGCCAGCGTTCCGGAAAGGTCGGGCGAGATGCAGGCCGCCGGGGTGCCCGTGGCCGGAACGCTCCAGGAACTACTGGCGCAGGTGGAGGTGGTGGTGGACTGCGCCCCCAAGAAGGTCGCGGCTGCCAACCAGGCCGCGTACCGGGCGGCGGGCGTCAAGGCGATCTGGCAGGGGGGGGAGAAGCACGAACTGGCGGGGTACTCGTTCGTGGCGCAGGTGAATTACGCGGGGGCGCTGAACCGGGACTCCGCGCGGGTGGTGTCCTGCAACACCACCGCCCTCAGCCGGATCAGCCACGCCCTGCACGGACGCGGCCTGGCCAGACGCGTGCGGGCCGTACTGATGCGGTGCGCGACCGACCCGTGGGAATCGCACCGGAACGGCATGATCAACACGGCCATCCCGGAAACGAAGGTGCCCAGCCATCAGGGCCCGGACGCCCAGACGGTGATCCCGGGGCTGGACATCACCACCCTGGCCGGGGCGGGCCCCTACAACCTCAGCCACCTGCACTTCGCCATGATCGAGACGACGCGCCCGGTGGACGTGGACGAGCTGCGCGCGATTCTTCTGGACACGCCGCGCGTGGCGCTGGTGCGTGCGGCGGATGGCCTGGAGGCGCTCAACAGTGTGATGGAGTTGATGCGCGACCTCCGGCGCCCCCGCGGCGACATGTGGGAGGTGGCGGTGTGGGAGGACGCCCTGGCCAGCGACGGGCGCGAGGTGTACCTCACCTTCCAGGTGCACAACGAGGCCATCGTGATTCCCGAGAACGTGGACTGCATCCGTGCGCTCAGCGGCCTCGAACCCGACGCGGCGGTGTCCATCGCGAAGACCGACGCCAGTCTGGGCATCACCCGCCACTTTCTGCCCTCGACCCGGCCGCCGCACGTGACGCCGGGTGAAGGAACGCCCGCCGGTTTCAAGGGGGCTGAAGAGCCGACGGCCCCGGTGACGGATGAACAGGTCTTGGCAGCGGGGAGGCACCTGAATGCTGGCGATCCCCTACGCGAACGGGACACTGGGTTCTCCATGCTGGAGGTGGGACTTCTGCGACGGCGCTCTGGTTTCGTCTGCTCTCCACGAGTGCGCTCGCTGGGGCCAGCATGA